Proteins found in one Pseudomonas sp. P8_241 genomic segment:
- a CDS encoding GFA family protein: MQLEGSCHCGAVSFSLTSAHPYPYQRCYCSICRKTQGGGGFAINIAGDANSLKVRGRKQIAIYHALIKSDGDKRAHRSSAERHFCSVCGSGLWLFSPQWPELIHPFASAIDTPLPVPPEHTHLLLDSKASWVEAEVKPGDKQFDAYPQESIAQWHERLGLAC, from the coding sequence ATGCAACTCGAAGGTTCCTGCCATTGCGGCGCGGTGTCGTTCAGCCTCACCAGCGCCCATCCCTACCCTTACCAGCGTTGCTACTGCTCGATCTGTCGCAAGACCCAGGGCGGCGGCGGCTTTGCGATCAACATTGCCGGTGACGCCAACAGCCTGAAAGTGCGCGGGCGCAAACAGATCGCGATCTACCACGCGCTGATCAAAAGCGACGGCGACAAGCGCGCCCACCGCAGCAGCGCCGAGCGGCATTTCTGTTCAGTCTGCGGCTCGGGTCTATGGCTCTTCAGCCCGCAATGGCCGGAGCTGATTCACCCGTTCGCTTCAGCCATTGATACCCCGCTGCCGGTGCCGCCGGAACACACGCACCTGTTGCTGGACTCCAAGGCATCGTGGGTCGAGGCCGAGGTGAAGCCCGGCGACAAGCAGTTCGATGCCTACCCGCAAGAGTCCATCGCCCAGTGGCACGAGCGGCTCGGACTGGCCTGCTGA
- a CDS encoding PaaI family thioesterase — protein MMVHRWQASEGANPFTKMACLLTGSYGGIMAPTSRRMLSAAQTRRDSSSLNNTLKQINSTYNLAQRVAGGKVTQNKSGEAELTTAFRREDMAQCMGFLHDGLIGAMLDTACGFAAGTVAGCVLASRLSVSELSPAVGEVFLAKGRLVKGLA, from the coding sequence GTGATGGTTCATCGCTGGCAAGCCAGCGAAGGGGCCAACCCATTCACCAAAATGGCCTGCCTGCTCACCGGCTCTTATGGTGGTATTATGGCACCCACATCCCGGCGCATGTTGAGTGCTGCGCAAACCAGGAGAGATTCGTCAAGCCTCAACAACACACTCAAACAGATCAACTCGACCTACAACTTGGCACAACGCGTGGCGGGGGGGAAAGTCACCCAAAATAAAAGCGGTGAAGCCGAGCTCACCACGGCATTTCGGCGAGAAGACATGGCACAATGCATGGGTTTCCTGCATGACGGGCTGATTGGCGCGATGCTCGATACCGCCTGCGGATTCGCCGCCGGGACGGTCGCCGGCTGCGTGCTGGCGTCGCGCCTCTCAGTCAGTGAACTTTCGCCTGCGGTCGGTGAAGTGTTCCTCGCCAAAGGACGCCTGGTGAAAGGGCTGGCTTAG
- a CDS encoding DMT family transporter yields MERTSELQKHRSDNATRGWINGLIGVVIFSGSLPATRVAVLEFDPVFLTVARATIAAILALCLLWLFKEKRPARDQLVPLTIVALGVVIGFPLLTALALQYVTSAHSIVFVGLLPLATAVFGVLRGGERPRPAFWIFSVLGSLLVVGFALSQGLTASPEGDLLMLLAILACGLGYAEGAKLSRTFGGWQVICWALVLSLPLVAVLTWMRMPASFSGISTPAWFSLGYVSLFSMLIGFVFWYRGLAQGGIAAVGQLQLLQPFFGLTLAATLLHEQVSIGMLGVTVAVILCVVGAKKFAK; encoded by the coding sequence ATGGAACGGACTTCGGAACTGCAAAAACACCGATCGGACAACGCCACCCGCGGCTGGATCAATGGCCTGATCGGTGTGGTGATCTTCAGCGGTTCGTTGCCGGCGACCCGGGTGGCGGTGCTCGAATTCGACCCGGTGTTCCTGACCGTTGCCCGCGCCACTATCGCCGCCATCCTGGCGCTGTGTTTGTTGTGGCTGTTCAAGGAGAAACGTCCAGCTCGCGATCAGCTCGTGCCCCTGACCATTGTCGCCTTGGGCGTGGTGATCGGCTTTCCCCTGCTGACCGCACTGGCGCTGCAATACGTGACATCCGCACACTCCATCGTCTTTGTCGGCCTGCTGCCGCTGGCGACGGCGGTGTTCGGCGTGTTACGCGGTGGCGAGCGGCCACGGCCGGCGTTCTGGATTTTCTCGGTACTGGGCAGTTTGCTGGTGGTGGGATTTGCCCTGTCCCAAGGGCTGACCGCCTCACCCGAGGGCGACCTCTTGATGTTGTTGGCGATCCTGGCGTGCGGTCTGGGTTATGCCGAAGGTGCAAAGCTGTCCCGCACCTTCGGTGGCTGGCAGGTGATTTGCTGGGCACTGGTGTTGTCGTTGCCGTTGGTGGCGGTGCTGACCTGGATGCGCATGCCCGCGTCGTTCAGCGGCATCAGCACGCCGGCCTGGTTCAGCCTGGGTTACGTGTCGCTGTTCAGTATGTTGATCGGATTCGTGTTCTGGTATCGCGGGCTCGCTCAAGGCGGAATCGCGGCCGTCGGGCAACTGCAACTGTTGCAGCCGTTCTTTGGCCTGACACTGGCCGCCACTTTACTGCACGAACAGGTCAGCATCGGCATGCTGGGCGTCACCGTGGCGGTGATCCTGTGTGTCGTCGGCGCGAAGAAATTCGCCAAATAG
- a CDS encoding universal stress protein yields the protein MQAIRSILVVIEPQHSESLALKRAKLIAGVTQAHLHLLVCDPKHDHSAMLTVLKAGLLEDGYSVTTEQAWNDSQHKTIVDVQQAEGCGLVVKQHFPDNPLKKALLTPEDWKLLRECPTPVLLVKTAGSWKDKVILAAVDVGNSDLEHRHLHNTIIDHGYDIASLAKAHLHVISAHPSPMLSAADPTLQLSETIAARYREQCKAFQAEFDIDDQHLHIEEGPADVLIPFMVHKLQAAVTVIGTVARSGLSGALIGNTAEVVLDKVESDVLVLKPAEVADHLDELIDRH from the coding sequence ATGCAAGCCATTCGCAGCATCCTGGTGGTCATCGAACCCCAGCACTCGGAAAGCCTGGCGCTCAAGCGAGCCAAATTGATTGCCGGCGTGACCCAGGCACATTTGCACCTGCTGGTCTGCGACCCCAAGCATGATCACAGCGCCATGCTCACTGTGCTCAAGGCTGGCTTGCTTGAAGATGGTTACAGCGTCACCACCGAGCAGGCCTGGAATGACAGCCAGCATAAAACCATCGTCGATGTGCAGCAGGCCGAAGGCTGCGGGCTGGTGGTCAAGCAGCACTTCCCCGATAACCCCTTGAAAAAGGCCCTGCTCACGCCGGAAGACTGGAAACTGCTGCGCGAATGCCCGACGCCGGTACTGCTGGTGAAAACCGCGGGTTCGTGGAAAGACAAGGTGATCCTGGCAGCCGTGGATGTCGGCAACTCCGACCTTGAACACCGTCACCTGCACAACACCATCATCGATCATGGCTACGACATCGCCAGCCTCGCCAAGGCCCACCTGCACGTCATCAGCGCCCATCCGTCACCGATGCTGTCGGCCGCCGACCCGACGCTTCAACTGAGCGAAACCATCGCCGCGCGTTATCGCGAACAGTGCAAGGCGTTCCAGGCGGAATTCGACATCGACGATCAACACCTGCATATCGAGGAAGGCCCGGCGGATGTGCTGATTCCCTTCATGGTGCACAAGCTGCAGGCCGCCGTTACCGTGATCGGCACCGTGGCGCGGTCCGGGTTGTCAGGGGCATTGATCGGCAATACGGCGGAAGTCGTGCTGGATAAGGTGGAGAGCGATGTGCTGGTGCTCAAGCCAGCGGAAGTGGCGGATCATCTTGATGAATTGATCGACAGGCATTGA
- a CDS encoding TonB-dependent siderophore receptor, with protein sequence MSHQLAARFRFALCPLALALPAALLSLAPAAYAADTEAEKKPAKDDGVLQLGATTISGQALGATTEGTRSYTTGSTSSATGLPLSIRETPQSVTVITRQQMDDRGVQSISDALRNTPGISTQKYDSDRTEFSARGFAITNFQYDGVNIPYDGVYGENPNNGDDASSLDRIEIVKGATGLMTGSGDPSATVNLIRKKPTKEFKASISGTVGSWDAYRGVGDISGSLNETGSVRGRFVGAYSDKNSYQDHYSQKKDLFYGVLEADLTPDTLLTFGIDKSSTTPRGSSWTGNPVYFSDGGRTDFSRHFNPGADWSRRDFDDITYFASLEQALANDWKFKASLDQKTTDHDTRLASASGGNPDRATGEGMFLYWGRWEGHRVQNTADVNVTGPFSLGGREHELVAGFMASHSRQTGATYDTSAFEMVPGSIYDWNGDLPEQDFPKNGKYERTQSQNGLYLATRLHATDDLSIILGSRLSTFKYNEDYSYYPGAGLDDTHASYKEHGVVTPYAGVVYDLDDTYSVYASYTSIYQPQTYKDAAGSTLAPVEGDSYEAGLKAAYFDGRLNASLAFFRIEQDNVAESIGTNAVTNEGIYKAIDGATTKGVELELAGEVADGWNVSAGYTYARTRDAEEQRIYGFPLSTTKPEHVVRTFTTYRLPGALDQVTVGGGISWQSEFYGKIYSPTVGDYTRIKQGGYTLVDLMSRYEYDEHLSFTLNANNVFDKRYLTGLGNFDTTYYGEPRNVMLTTKWDF encoded by the coding sequence ATGTCGCACCAGCTTGCCGCCCGTTTTCGATTTGCCTTGTGCCCTCTGGCGCTGGCCTTGCCCGCCGCCCTGCTGAGCCTCGCCCCCGCTGCCTACGCCGCTGACACCGAGGCCGAGAAAAAACCGGCCAAGGACGACGGCGTCCTGCAACTGGGCGCGACCACCATTTCCGGCCAGGCACTGGGCGCTACCACCGAAGGCACCCGCTCCTACACCACCGGCTCGACGTCTTCGGCCACCGGCCTGCCCCTGTCGATTCGCGAGACGCCGCAATCGGTGACCGTCATTACTCGTCAGCAGATGGACGACCGCGGCGTGCAGAGCATTAGCGACGCGCTGCGCAACACACCTGGCATTTCGACACAGAAGTACGACAGTGACCGCACCGAGTTTTCCGCCCGTGGATTTGCCATCACCAACTTCCAGTACGACGGCGTCAACATTCCCTACGACGGCGTGTACGGTGAAAACCCGAACAATGGCGACGACGCATCCAGCCTGGATCGCATCGAAATCGTCAAGGGTGCGACCGGCCTCATGACCGGCTCGGGCGACCCGTCCGCCACCGTCAACCTGATCCGCAAGAAGCCGACCAAGGAGTTCAAGGCGTCCATCAGCGGCACCGTCGGCTCGTGGGATGCCTATCGCGGCGTCGGCGATATTTCCGGTTCGCTGAACGAGACTGGCAGCGTGCGGGGCCGCTTCGTCGGTGCCTATTCGGACAAGAATTCCTACCAGGATCATTACAGCCAAAAGAAGGACCTGTTCTACGGTGTGCTCGAAGCCGACCTGACGCCCGACACCCTGCTGACGTTCGGTATCGACAAGTCGAGCACGACGCCGCGAGGTTCGTCCTGGACCGGCAACCCGGTGTATTTCTCGGACGGTGGCCGTACCGATTTCTCCCGTCACTTCAACCCCGGTGCCGACTGGAGCCGACGCGATTTCGACGACATCACCTATTTCGCGTCCCTGGAACAAGCCTTGGCCAACGACTGGAAATTCAAGGCCAGCCTCGACCAGAAAACCACCGATCACGACACGCGCCTGGCCTCGGCCAGCGGCGGCAACCCGGACCGCGCCACCGGTGAAGGCATGTTCCTGTACTGGGGGCGCTGGGAAGGCCATCGCGTGCAGAACACCGCCGACGTGAACGTCACCGGTCCATTCAGCCTCGGTGGTCGAGAGCACGAACTGGTGGCCGGGTTCATGGCGTCGCACTCACGCCAGACCGGCGCGACCTACGACACCAGCGCCTTCGAAATGGTCCCGGGCAGCATCTATGACTGGAACGGCGATCTGCCGGAACAGGACTTCCCGAAAAACGGCAAATACGAGCGCACCCAAAGCCAGAACGGCCTGTACCTGGCCACGCGCCTGCACGCGACCGACGACCTGTCGATCATCCTCGGCAGCCGCTTGAGCACGTTCAAGTACAACGAAGACTATTCGTATTATCCGGGTGCCGGGCTCGATGACACCCACGCCAGCTACAAGGAACATGGTGTGGTCACGCCTTACGCCGGTGTGGTCTATGACCTCGACGACACCTATTCGGTATACGCCAGCTACACCAGCATCTACCAGCCGCAAACCTACAAGGATGCTGCGGGTTCGACCCTGGCACCGGTCGAAGGCGACAGCTACGAGGCAGGGCTCAAAGCCGCCTACTTCGACGGTCGACTGAACGCCAGCCTGGCCTTCTTCCGCATCGAACAAGACAACGTCGCCGAATCGATCGGCACCAATGCGGTCACCAACGAGGGCATCTACAAAGCCATCGACGGCGCGACCACCAAGGGCGTCGAGCTGGAACTGGCCGGTGAAGTGGCGGATGGCTGGAACGTGTCGGCCGGCTACACCTACGCCCGCACCCGTGACGCTGAAGAACAACGGATCTATGGCTTCCCGTTGTCGACCACCAAACCGGAACACGTCGTCCGCACGTTCACCACCTACCGGCTGCCAGGCGCACTGGATCAGGTGACTGTCGGTGGCGGCATCAGTTGGCAGAGCGAGTTCTATGGCAAGATCTACAGCCCGACCGTGGGCGACTACACGCGGATCAAACAAGGTGGCTACACCCTCGTCGACCTGATGAGCCGCTACGAATACGACGAGCACTTGAGCTTCACCCTCAATGCCAACAACGTCTTCGACAAGCGTTACCTGACGGGTCTGGGCAACTTCGACACCACCTACTACGGCGAGCCACGCAACGTGATGCTGACCACCAAGTGGGATTTCTAA
- a CDS encoding DUF1289 domain-containing protein: MPNQTIKTPCVGLCSTVYGDLVCRGCKRFHHEVIHWNGYNEEEKRAVWLRLEQLLSQVMAAKVEIFDPALLRMQLEQRKIRFVPHQSEYCWAYQLIARGARVINNLEAYGMVLLPEFRDWNLPELRDAIDREFFLLSEAHYQRYIAPGFLKDAFGG; this comes from the coding sequence ATGCCCAATCAGACCATCAAGACGCCCTGCGTCGGCCTTTGCTCCACTGTCTACGGTGACCTGGTGTGCCGTGGCTGCAAGCGGTTCCACCATGAAGTGATTCACTGGAACGGCTACAACGAAGAAGAAAAACGCGCGGTGTGGCTGCGTCTGGAGCAGCTACTGTCCCAGGTGATGGCCGCCAAGGTGGAAATTTTCGACCCGGCGCTGCTCAGAATGCAGCTGGAACAACGCAAGATTCGCTTCGTGCCCCATCAGTCGGAATATTGCTGGGCTTATCAATTGATCGCCCGGGGCGCGCGGGTCATCAACAATCTGGAAGCCTACGGTATGGTGTTGTTGCCGGAATTCCGCGACTGGAACCTGCCGGAACTGCGCGATGCCATTGATCGGGAATTTTTCCTGCTGTCCGAGGCCCATTACCAGCGCTATATCGCGCCGGGGTTTCTGAAAGACGCCTTTGGCGGTTGA
- a CDS encoding PLP-dependent aminotransferase family protein: MPRSRYKTLVDAFAADIRSGRLAPGTRLPTHRQLATEHGLALVTASRVYAELEGMGLVSGETGRGTFVRETSLPPGQGISQSVVAAGMIDLNFNYPSLPGQADLLRNALRQLALSGDLESLLRYQPHAGRLHERASVARHLVERGVNVPAEQVLIVSGAQHGLAVTMMALLKPGDVIAADALTYPGFKTLAETLHLEVLPIPVTDNGPDLSALAKLCQSRSVRAVYSIPTLHNPLGWVMGADQREHLVAIARQHDLLIIEDAAYAFLAENAPPPLAEMAPERTVYVSGLSKNVATGLRVGFVAAPAKWMPAFERTIMATTWNTPGVMTAIVTAWLDDGTVRQLEAQKRADAQARQALAREVLQGLNCISHPSSYFIWLPLSEDARADQVAMALMREQVSVSPAEPFAITTHVPHAIRLALGSVDMNSLREALVKVKRIVSLYA, translated from the coding sequence ATGCCGCGATCACGCTATAAAACCCTGGTGGATGCCTTTGCCGCCGACATCCGTTCGGGGCGTCTGGCACCCGGCACACGCCTGCCAACTCACCGTCAACTGGCCACAGAGCACGGCCTGGCGCTGGTGACTGCCAGCCGGGTGTATGCAGAACTTGAAGGCATGGGGCTGGTCAGCGGCGAAACCGGGCGCGGAACCTTCGTCCGGGAGACATCGCTGCCGCCTGGTCAGGGCATTTCGCAGTCAGTGGTGGCGGCGGGGATGATTGACCTCAACTTCAATTACCCATCATTACCGGGCCAGGCTGATTTGTTGCGAAATGCCCTGCGTCAGTTGGCGTTGTCCGGTGACCTTGAATCCCTTTTGCGCTACCAGCCCCATGCGGGTCGCCTGCACGAGCGAGCCTCGGTTGCGCGACATCTGGTGGAGCGAGGGGTGAACGTGCCGGCCGAGCAGGTGCTGATCGTCAGCGGCGCGCAGCACGGCCTGGCGGTGACGATGATGGCGTTGCTTAAGCCCGGCGACGTGATTGCCGCCGATGCGTTGACCTATCCCGGTTTCAAGACTCTGGCCGAAACCCTGCACCTCGAAGTCTTGCCCATTCCAGTCACCGACAATGGGCCGGATTTATCGGCGCTGGCAAAACTCTGTCAGAGCCGATCGGTTCGGGCGGTCTACTCGATTCCCACCCTGCATAATCCGTTGGGCTGGGTGATGGGCGCCGATCAACGCGAGCATTTAGTGGCGATTGCGCGCCAGCATGACCTGTTGATTATCGAGGACGCCGCTTACGCGTTCCTCGCCGAAAACGCCCCACCTCCCTTGGCCGAGATGGCGCCCGAACGGACGGTGTACGTGTCCGGTCTATCGAAAAATGTCGCCACCGGATTGCGCGTCGGATTCGTGGCGGCGCCCGCCAAATGGATGCCGGCGTTCGAGCGCACGATCATGGCGACCACCTGGAACACCCCAGGTGTGATGACCGCCATCGTCACTGCCTGGCTCGACGACGGCACCGTCAGACAACTGGAGGCGCAAAAACGCGCCGATGCGCAGGCCCGGCAAGCCTTGGCCCGCGAAGTCCTGCAAGGGCTCAACTGCATCAGCCATCCCTCTTCGTATTTCATCTGGTTGCCGTTGTCCGAAGACGCTCGGGCCGATCAGGTGGCCATGGCATTGATGCGTGAGCAGGTGTCGGTTTCGCCAGCCGAACCCTTTGCGATCACGACCCACGTGCCCCACGCGATACGTCTGGCGCTGGGTTCGGTGGACATGAACTCGCTGCGCGAGGCGTTGGTGAAGGTGAAGCGGATCGTCAGCCTGTACGCGTAG
- the acnB gene encoding bifunctional aconitate hydratase 2/2-methylisocitrate dehydratase has product MLEAYRKHIEERAALGIVPQPLNAEQTAGLVELLKNPPAGEEAFLVDLITNRVPPGVDEAAYVKAGFLSAIAKGEANSPLIDKKRAVELLGTMQGGYNIVTLVNLLDDAELAPVAAEELKHTLLMFDAFHDVAEKAKNGNVHAKGVLQSWADGEWFVKRPTLADKISLRVFKVTGETNTDDLSPAPDAWSRPDIPLHALAMLKMARDGIVPDEQGVTGPMKQIEEMRNAGFPIAYVGDVVGTGSSRKSATNSVLWFFGDDVPYVPNKRAGGFCFGNKIAPIFYNTMEDAGALPIEFDVSGMNMGDVIDLYPHAGKVCKHGSDEVLTTFEMKTPVLLDEVRAGGRIPLIIGRGLTEKARAELGLPPSDLFKKPEAPVESTKGFTLAQKMVGKACGVTGVRPGTYCEPKMTTVGSQDTTGPMTRDELKDLACLGFSTDLVMQSFCHTAAYPKPIDVNTHHTLPDFIMTRGGVSLRPGDGIIHSWLNRMLLPDTVGTGGDSHTRFPIGISFPAGSGLVAFAAATGVMPLDMPESVLVRFKGELQPGVTLRDLVHAIPYYAIQAGLLTVEKKGKKNAFSGRILEIEGLPKLTVEQAFELSDASAERSAAGCTIQLSKESIAEYLQSNITLLRWMIGEGYGDARTLERRAQAMEAWLANPELMVADKDAEYAEIIEIDLADIKEPVLCAPNDPDDARLLSSVAGEKIDEVFIGSCMTNIGHFRAAGKLLEQVKGQLPTRLWLSPPTKMDAHQLTEEGYYGIYGKAGARMEMPGCSLCMGNQARVEANSTVVSTSTRNFPNRLGDGANVYLASAELASVASILGRLPTVEEYMEYAGKIDSMAADIYRYLSFDQIAEFREAAANANIPVVQA; this is encoded by the coding sequence GTGCTTGAAGCCTACCGCAAACATATCGAAGAGCGTGCAGCACTGGGTATCGTTCCCCAGCCGCTTAACGCCGAACAAACTGCAGGCCTGGTCGAGCTGCTGAAAAATCCCCCGGCTGGCGAAGAAGCATTCCTCGTTGACCTGATCACCAATCGCGTTCCGCCAGGCGTGGACGAAGCAGCCTATGTAAAGGCCGGCTTCCTGTCCGCCATTGCCAAAGGCGAAGCCAACTCCCCCCTGATCGACAAGAAGCGCGCTGTTGAACTGCTCGGCACCATGCAGGGCGGCTACAACATCGTGACTCTGGTTAACCTGCTGGACGACGCCGAACTGGCCCCAGTAGCTGCCGAAGAGCTCAAGCACACCCTGCTGATGTTCGATGCCTTCCACGACGTGGCTGAAAAAGCCAAGAACGGCAACGTTCACGCTAAAGGCGTCCTGCAATCCTGGGCTGACGGCGAATGGTTCGTGAAGCGCCCGACCCTGGCCGACAAGATCAGCCTGCGTGTGTTCAAGGTTACCGGCGAAACCAACACCGACGACCTGTCCCCTGCTCCTGATGCCTGGTCCCGTCCAGACATCCCGCTGCACGCCCTGGCCATGCTGAAAATGGCCCGTGACGGCATCGTGCCGGACGAGCAAGGCGTCACCGGTCCGATGAAGCAGATCGAAGAAATGCGCAACGCCGGCTTCCCGATCGCCTACGTGGGCGACGTGGTCGGTACCGGTTCTTCGCGTAAATCGGCCACCAACTCCGTACTGTGGTTCTTCGGCGACGACGTTCCTTACGTGCCGAACAAGCGTGCCGGCGGTTTCTGCTTCGGCAACAAGATCGCACCGATTTTCTACAACACCATGGAAGACGCCGGCGCACTGCCGATCGAATTCGATGTGTCCGGCATGAACATGGGCGACGTGATCGACCTGTACCCGCATGCTGGCAAAGTCTGCAAGCACGGCTCCGACGAAGTCCTGACCACCTTCGAAATGAAGACCCCGGTCCTGTTGGACGAAGTACGTGCTGGCGGCCGTATCCCGCTGATCATCGGCCGTGGCCTGACCGAGAAGGCGCGTGCCGAGCTGGGCCTGCCACCTTCGGACCTGTTCAAGAAGCCAGAAGCTCCTGTTGAAAGCACCAAGGGTTTCACCCTGGCGCAGAAAATGGTCGGCAAGGCTTGCGGCGTGACCGGCGTTCGTCCGGGCACCTACTGCGAACCGAAGATGACCACCGTGGGTTCCCAGGACACCACCGGTCCTATGACCCGTGACGAACTGAAAGACCTGGCGTGCCTGGGCTTCTCGACCGATCTGGTGATGCAGTCCTTCTGCCACACCGCGGCTTACCCTAAGCCGATCGACGTGAACACCCACCACACCCTGCCTGACTTCATCATGACCCGCGGCGGCGTTTCCCTGCGTCCGGGCGACGGCATCATCCACTCGTGGCTGAACCGCATGCTGCTGCCGGACACCGTCGGCACCGGTGGTGACTCCCACACCCGTTTCCCGATCGGCATCTCGTTCCCGGCCGGCTCCGGTCTGGTTGCGTTCGCCGCAGCTACTGGCGTCATGCCGCTGGACATGCCTGAGTCGGTTCTGGTTCGCTTCAAAGGCGAGCTGCAACCAGGCGTCACCCTGCGTGACCTGGTTCACGCCATTCCTTACTACGCGATCCAGGCTGGCCTGCTGACCGTAGAGAAGAAAGGCAAGAAAAACGCCTTCTCCGGTCGCATCCTGGAGATCGAAGGTCTGCCTAAGCTGACCGTAGAGCAAGCGTTCGAACTGTCCGACGCCTCGGCTGAACGTTCGGCTGCCGGTTGCACCATCCAGTTGTCCAAAGAGTCGATTGCCGAATACCTGCAGTCCAACATCACCCTGCTGCGCTGGATGATCGGCGAAGGCTACGGCGATGCTCGTACTCTGGAACGTCGCGCTCAAGCAATGGAAGCCTGGCTGGCCAACCCTGAGCTGATGGTAGCGGACAAAGACGCTGAATACGCTGAAATCATCGAGATCGACCTGGCCGACATCAAAGAGCCTGTGCTCTGCGCGCCGAACGACCCGGACGATGCTCGCCTGCTCTCCAGCGTTGCTGGCGAGAAGATCGACGAAGTGTTCATCGGTTCGTGCATGACCAACATCGGTCACTTCCGCGCTGCCGGTAAGTTGCTGGAACAGGTCAAGGGTCAGCTGCCAACCCGTCTGTGGCTGTCGCCGCCGACCAAGATGGACGCTCACCAGCTGACCGAAGAAGGCTACTACGGCATCTACGGCAAGGCCGGCGCTCGCATGGAAATGCCAGGTTGCTCGCTGTGCATGGGTAACCAGGCACGTGTAGAAGCCAACTCCACCGTGGTGTCGACTTCGACCCGTAACTTCCCGAACCGTCTGGGTGACGGCGCGAACGTCTACCTGGCTTCGGCCGAGCTGGCGTCCGTGGCTTCCATCCTGGGTCGCCTGCCGACCGTCGAGGAGTACATGGAATACGCTGGCAAGATCGACAGCATGGCGGCCGATATCTACCGCTACCTGTCCTTCGACCAGATCGCCGAGTTCCGTGAAGCTGCTGCGAACGCCAACATCCCGGTCGTTCAAGCCTAA
- a CDS encoding LysE family translocator produces MDIATLTLFLPACFALNMAPGPNNLLSVSNSTRYGYRTACVAGIGRLLAFAGMIALASAGLAVVLQTSELLFYAIKILGAAYLFYLAWQLWRADPGVESVVTSAPVGTLALARQEFLVAAGNPKAILIFTAFLPQFVDSTQAIAPQFFVLGALFLMLEWIAIGAYAYMGLHMRRWFAKPSGKRMFNRCCAGLLSAAASVLLMARRT; encoded by the coding sequence ATGGACATCGCCACCCTCACCCTGTTTCTGCCCGCCTGCTTCGCCCTCAACATGGCGCCAGGCCCGAACAACTTGCTGTCGGTCAGCAATTCGACCCGCTACGGCTACCGCACGGCGTGTGTGGCCGGCATCGGGCGGTTGCTGGCATTTGCCGGGATGATCGCTCTCGCCTCGGCCGGCCTGGCGGTCGTGCTGCAAACCTCCGAGCTGTTGTTCTACGCGATCAAGATTCTCGGCGCGGCGTACCTGTTCTACCTTGCCTGGCAATTGTGGCGCGCCGATCCCGGCGTTGAAAGCGTGGTGACCAGCGCCCCCGTGGGTACGCTGGCATTGGCCCGGCAGGAATTCCTGGTGGCGGCCGGCAATCCCAAGGCGATCCTGATTTTCACGGCGTTTCTGCCGCAGTTCGTCGATTCGACCCAGGCCATCGCGCCGCAATTTTTCGTGTTGGGCGCGTTGTTTCTGATGCTGGAATGGATTGCCATCGGCGCCTACGCCTACATGGGCCTGCACATGCGTCGCTGGTTCGCCAAGCCGTCGGGCAAGCGGATGTTCAATCGCTGCTGTGCGGGGTTGTTGTCGGCGGCGGCTTCGGTGTTGCTGATGGCGCGACGTACCTGA
- a CDS encoding tRNA-(ms[2]io[6]A)-hydroxylase: MILPEIHEFLGCRTPDGWVQAALADQETLLIDHKNCEFKAASTALSLIAKYHSHVDLINMMSRLAREELVHHEQVMRLMKRRKIELRQLSAGRYASGLRKVVRSHEPVKLVDTLVVGAFIEARSCERFEALVPHLDEELGKFYFGLLKSEARHFQGYLKLAYQYGDAKDIAQVIDKVRAAEQELIESPDVEFRFHSGIPAAA; this comes from the coding sequence ATGATCCTTCCCGAAATTCACGAGTTCCTTGGCTGCCGCACCCCCGACGGCTGGGTTCAAGCCGCGCTGGCCGATCAGGAAACCCTGTTGATCGATCACAAGAACTGCGAATTCAAAGCCGCCAGCACGGCATTGAGCCTGATCGCCAAGTACCACTCCCACGTCGACCTGATCAACATGATGTCGCGCCTGGCCCGGGAAGAGTTGGTGCACCACGAACAGGTCATGCGTTTGATGAAACGGCGCAAGATCGAACTGCGTCAGTTGTCCGCCGGACGCTACGCCTCGGGGCTGCGCAAGGTGGTGCGCAGCCACGAGCCGGTCAAGCTGGTGGACACGCTGGTGGTCGGCGCTTTCATCGAGGCTCGCAGTTGCGAGCGTTTCGAGGCGCTGGTGCCGCATCTGGATGAAGAGCTGGGCAAGTTCTATTTCGGTCTGCTCAAGAGCGAGGCCAGACATTTCCAGGGTTACCTGAAGCTGGCCTACCAGTACGGGGACGCGAAGGACATCGCCCAGGTGATCGACAAGGTTCGCGCCGCCGAGCAGGAACTGATCGAATCGCCGGATGTGGAGTTCCGCTTCCACAGCGGCATACCCGCCGCCGCATAA